DNA sequence from the Arthrobacter jinronghuae genome:
GCCGGCAGCGGCCAGGCCGGCGACGCCGTCGCCATGGAATCTGCCATGGCCGTAGCCACGGAACAGTGCCGGAACGCTGCAGCGGAAGGAGATGTCCGATGAGCGAACATGCCGCACCCGTCATCCTGCCGGCCCAGCCCAATGCCTCCTGGGCGCAGGCCCGCCACGCCGCCTATGCGGCCGCCCGTCCACTGCCGTATGAGACGGTGCCCCTCGACGAGGCACTCGGCCGGATTCTGGCCCTCGAAACCAGTGCCCTGCAACCGGTACCGCATTACGCCTCAGCGGCCATGGACGGATGGGTTGTCGCGGGGCCGCCGCCGTGGACTGTCATTACCCATGAGGAACCCGAGGTGGAGCGCTGGCAGATCCACCGTGAATCGGGCCGCCGTGCCCTTCAGCCGGGCGAGGCCGTGCAGATCCTCACCGGCGGGCTTATCCCCGAAGGCGCCGAAGCCGTCCTGCGCTCCGAAAGCGGAACGGTGTCGGCCACAACGCCGCCGCAGCTGACGCTCAGCGACCAGGCAAAGGAGTCGGAACCGCGTGCCGGCGAACATATCCGCCCGGCCGGCGAAGAGGCGGCGGCGGGGGAGACCACTATCCCTGCGGGCAAGCTGCTCAACCCGGCCCATATTGCACTGGCTGCCGTGTGCGGACATGACACCCTGCCGGTGCTGCGCTCCCCGCGCGTGTCCCTGCTGCTGACCGGAGATGAAGTCATCGAAGCCGGCCTGCCCGAGCCCGGACAGGTCCGGGACACCTTTGGACCCCAGCTGCCGCAGCTGATCACGATGCTGGGCGGACGCATCGACGTCGTCCGGCGCCTGCCGGACCGGCTGGAGGATGTGGTGGCGGCGCTGAGCAGCGAAGCCACGGATGAACTCTCCATCGCAATGTCTTCCGGCGACGTCCTCGTCACTACCGGCGGCACCGGACGTTCGGACGCGGATCACCTGCGCCGTGCCTTGGAAGAGGTCGAGGCTGAACTCCTCGTTGACGGAATTGCCATGCGTCCGGGGCATCCCACCATGCTGGCCCGGTTGCAGGACGGCCGCCTGCTGGTAGCGCTGCCCGGCAACCCGCTGGCCGCGATGATGGCCGTCTTCACGATCGTCCAACCGCTGCTGGACGGACTCCGCGGGGCACCGATTTCCCGTGAACGGCATGTCCTTGCGGGTGTGGATCTGGAACCATTGCCCGGAAGGACCCGGCTGGTTCCCTGCAGCATCCAGGAAGACCGGGCCATGCCTTCGCCGTATTTCCGCTCCGGGATGCTCCGCGGACTGGCCGAGGCGGACGCCGTTATGGTGGTGCCGCCGGAGGGCTGCATCAGGGACCAGGCCGTGATGGCGCTGCCCCTGCCATGGCAGGTCAACCGCGCACCGTCCGGATAAGCCCGGCCACTGGTATGCACGGCGAGCAGGACACCCCGGGAAGCCCCGGCCACCCGGAGCCAGAGTCAATGCACTAAAGACAGGGAGACACCATGGGACGGGTTACCCAGCGAGGGCGGGTCACACGCTTCCGGTTGGACGGGACCGTCAGCCGGCGGGACGACGTATTGGCGGGGGAAGAACCGCTGGAAATCCGGGTGATGGGTAAGTCCTTCACCGTCACCATGCGGACGCCCGGCGACGACTTCGACTTGGTGGCCGGGTTCCTGGTCTCAGAAGGGGTGATCTGGGATCCGGCCCAGCTCATCAGCCTGCGGTACTGCGCCGGAGTGGATGACGATGGCAAGCAGACCTTCAATGTGGTGGATGTCCAGCTCCGGCCGGGTACCCCGCTCCCGGACACCGGGATGGAACGGCACGTCTATACGTCCAGCTCCTGCGGCATCTGCGGAACGGCATCCATCGAGGCGGTCCGGAAGTCGTCGCACTTCGATCCGTCCTCGGACGCAGTGAGGCTCCCGCTGGACATGCTGGCGGCCCTGCCGGACCGGCTGCGCGAAGGCCAGAAGGTCTTTGACCGCACCGGCGGCGTCCACGCGGCGGGTCTGTTCAACGCCGACGGCGAGCTGTTGTGCCTGCGCGAGGACGTTGGCCGGCACAACGCGGTGGACAAGGTGGTGGGGTGGGCCCTGCGCGCCGGGATGCTGCCCCTGCGCGGCATGGTGCTGCAGGTATCCGGACGGGCGTCCTTCGAGTTGGTCCAGAAGGCCCAGCTCGCGGGCATCCCGGTGCTCGCCGCCGTCAGCGCGCCGTCCGCGCTTTCCGTGGACCTGGCCAAGGACGCCGGACTAACGCTGATCGGTTTCAGCCGCGGTACGTCGCTGAACTGCTATTCCGCGCCGGAACGGATCCTGGCTGCCGCCCCCGCACCCGTCCAGCCGCAGTTGTCGGCGGGCGCCTAGCGGGCGGCCGGAAGCTGGACGGTGGCCGTGGTGCCCTCGCCCACCTTGGAGGCAATCCCCAGGTCCCCGCCGTGCTGAAGCACGATGTCCTGGACGATGGCCAGGCCCAGGCCGGTACCGGGGATGGCTGCGGACGTGGCATTGGAGGCACGGAAGAAACGCCGAAACAGGTTGGGCAGGTCCGCTTCCGGGATGCCGATGCCGGTGTCGCGGATCTGTACCCGCACAACGGGGCCGGCGCCGTCCGGTGACACCAGCGCGGCACTGACCTGCACGGTTCCACCGGCCGGCGTGAATTTCACGGCGTTGGAGCAGAGGTTGGTGAAGACCTGCTCCAACTGGGCGCGGTCTCCGTCGACCAGCAAGGGATCGGTGCCGAGCTCCAACCGCAGGTCCAGGCTGCTGGCCCCGGCGGCCGGTGCCAGTGAGGCGGCAACGGCGCGCAGGAGTTCTTCCAAGTCCACTTCCTCCACCTCGAGGTTGGTCTCATCCGCATCCTGCCGGGAAATGGTCAGCAGGTCACTGATCAGCTGGTTGAGTCGAACGGCATTGCGGCCAACGATCTTGAGCATCTGCGCGACGTCGTCCGGGATGTCCCCGCCCGAGCCGTCGAGGATGAGGTCCAGGTAGCCGGTGATCGAGGTCAGCGGTGTCCGCAGTTCGTGGTTGACCGTGGCCACGAAATCGGTCTTGGCCCGGTCCAGGTCACGCTGGCGTTTGAGCACCATCCGCTGTGCGGTAATCAGGTTTCCCTGCACGAGGCCGTGCGCCAGGTTTCCGCTGACATGCTGGATCAGGGAGATCTCCGTGCTCGTCCAGTCCCGCGGGGCACCCTCGCCGGCAAGCCAGAGCAGCCCGAACGCCTTGTCTCCGTGGCCGAGCGGCACAATCACGGAGGTGCGCAGCCCGGCAGTCCGTGATTCGGCGCTTATCGATACCGGCTCATCGGCGGGCTGACCGTGGTCTTCCACCGCCATTCCCCGGCCCCGCTCCCAGAGCGTTTCGGCCAGCTCGCCGGTGGTATGTGCGTTCAACGCGGGAATGCCCCCGGAGGTGTCCTCACGGCTCCACGCCAGCGCAAGTTCCGGAACGCGCTCATCCGGGAAGGTCACCAGCAGTACGTGGTCCGCTTCGAAGGTGGCTCCGAGTCCGTGAACCACTACCTCAGCCATTTGCTGCGGATCATTCGTGGCCCGGATGGCGGCGGAAATGCGGCGCGTATCCTCGCGCAGCCGTGAGGTGGCCGCCCGCCGGTCCCTGCGTGCCCGCGCGGTGGCCAGGATGAGGTTGACCCGGCGCGCCAGGTCCTCGGGGTCCACCGGGCTGGACACGAAGTCGGCAATGCCCAGGTCAACCATGAAGTCCATGTCCAGCCCGGCCTCGCCTGCCACGAGGATGACCGGCAGCTTGGTCATGGCCGGTTCGTGCCGGAGGCGCTTGAGCATGTCCATTCCGGCAACCTGACGGACGGTGGAATCCACCACCGCCAGCACCGGCGAGCCGGACCGGGCAGCTTCCATGGCCTCGTCCAGGTCCAGCACGGGGACTGCATCCAGGCCCGCATCGGCGAGGATTCCGGCCACGACGGAGAAGACCTCGGGCTGTTCAACGGCAACCAGCGCCGTGGGACGCGGTTCTGTGCCGGGAATATTGCCCTCCGAAGAGGCGTCGCCCATGGGGGCGGCGAAGGGTTTGAGTGCCGGGGGCATTACGGCCTTTCGTCGGTGCCCGGTTCAGCTTCAGGGGCAGCGATTCGAAGTGTACCAGCGCCCGGAGCCAAAATAGTGACTTGTTTCACTGTGCCCTCAGGGGCGGATTCCGCAGCAGTTTCAGCCACTAGCGATCGGCCGGGAACGTCCTCCGGACGGGCTTAAGCTGGAACGTGCGGATATCGGAGGAACAGACATGAGCATGGAAGGCGCAGCGTGGGGTTCGCTGATGCAGATCTCCCGCGCCAAAGGCGTAGACGGCAAGATTTCGCGGGAAACACTGAAGCGGATTGTCCGCTTCGCCGCTCCCTACCGGACCCGGCTCCTGGGGTTCGTGCTGTTGTCCGTGGTGGGCGCGTTCCTGGCCGTGGCGACGCCGGTCCTGGCCGGGCAGGTGGTCAACTCCATCGTGGCCGGCACCGCGCCGGACGTCGTGATCCGGTTGGCTCTGCTGATTGCCGCCGTCGCCGTGGCGGACGCGGCAGTCTCCCTTGCCACGCGCTGGTTTTCCTCGCGTATCGGCGAAAGCGTCATCCTGGATCTGCGCACCGCGGTGTTCGACCACGTCCAGAAGATGCCCATTGCCTTCTTTACCCGCACGCGCACGGGTGCGCTGGTCAGCCGGCTCAACAATGACGTAATCGGTGCCCAGCAGGCCTTTAGCGGAACCCTTTCCGGCGTGGTGAGCAACGTCGTCGCACTGGTGCTGACCCTGATCGTGATGCTCGGAACTTCCTGGCAGGTGACCGTGCTGGCCATGTTGCTGCTGCCGGTGTTCCTGCTGCCGGCACGGCGGATGGGCGGCCGGCTCGCCGCGCTCCGTCGGGAGGCTGCCAACCACAACGCGTCCATGGGCACGCAGATGACCGAGCGGTTCTCCGCACCCGGTGCCACCCTGGTCAAGTTGTTCGGCCGGCCCGACGCCGAGTCGCGCGAATTCGCCCTCCGCGCCTCCCGGGTGCGGGACATCGGCGTGAAGATGGCAATGATGCAGGCCGTCTTCGTGACGGCCCTGACCCTGGTGTCAGCCCTGGCCCTGGCCTTGGTCTACGGGCTGGGCGGTTACTTGGCGCTCCAGGGCAGCCTGAACACGGGCGACGTCGTGACCCTGGCGCTGCTGCTGACCCGGCTTTATGCGCCGCTGACCTCCCTGGCCAACGCCCGGGTGGAGATCATGAGCGCGGTAGTGAGCTTCGAGCGGGTCTTCGAAATCCTGGACCTTCGCCCCTTGATCCGTGAGAAAAAATCCCCGGCACCGGTGCCGGCCGGGCCCCTGAGCGTGGAGTTCGACGACGTCCGGTTCGCCTATCCCACCGCGGACAAGGTGTCCCTCGCCTCGCTGGAAGAGGTGGCTGTCCTGGACACCCGCGGCGGGGAGGAAGTCCTGCATGGGGTGTCCTTCCGCGTTGAACCGGGGCAGACCGTCGCCCTGGTTGGGACTTCGGGAGCGGGCAAGTCGACCATTGCGCAGCTGCTGGCACGGCTGTACGACGTCGATTCGGGGGCCGTGCGCTTCTCCGGCACCGATGTGCGGGACCTGAGTTTTGCTGGCATCCGGCAGGCGCTGGGCATGGTGACCCAGGACGGGCACCTGTTCCACGAGACCATCCGGGCGAACCTGCTGCTGGCTAACCCCGAAGCCGGCGACGACCAGGTCTGGGATGCGCTGCGCCGTGCGCGGCTGGAGGACATGGTACGGTCCCTGCCGGACGGGTTGGAGACCATGGTGGGGGAGCGCGGCTACCGGCTTTCGGGCGGGGAACGCCAGCGCATGACCATCGCGCGGCTGCTGCTGGCACAGCCGCGGATCGTGATCCTGGATGAGGCCACGGCCGCTTTGGATTCCACGTCCGAGGCCGCCGTGCAGGCCGCCCTGGGTGAGGCGCTGCAGGGGCGGACCGCCGTCGTGATTGCCCACCGGCTCTCCACCATCCGCAATGCCGACCGGATCCTGGTCATCGAGGGCGGTCGGATCGCGGAACAGGGAACGCACGCGGAACTGCTGGAGCGGGACGGGCGCTACGCGGAGCTGTACAACACCCAGTTCGCCGCTGAGCCGGCAGCGGAGGCAGTGGAGTAAGTCCACGGGCGAAGAGGGGTGCCCCTTAAAGAAAAATGTGCCCCCGGCCGGAATCGAACCGACGACCTGCCCTTTAGGAGAGGGCCGCTCTATCCTACTGAGCTACGAGGGCGGACCGCCGACTTCCCGGCGGGCGGTACCAGCTTACCCGTTTCTCCCGCTGCGTGGTTGCAACCCGTCCG
Encoded proteins:
- a CDS encoding ABC transporter ATP-binding protein, which encodes MSMEGAAWGSLMQISRAKGVDGKISRETLKRIVRFAAPYRTRLLGFVLLSVVGAFLAVATPVLAGQVVNSIVAGTAPDVVIRLALLIAAVAVADAAVSLATRWFSSRIGESVILDLRTAVFDHVQKMPIAFFTRTRTGALVSRLNNDVIGAQQAFSGTLSGVVSNVVALVLTLIVMLGTSWQVTVLAMLLLPVFLLPARRMGGRLAALRREAANHNASMGTQMTERFSAPGATLVKLFGRPDAESREFALRASRVRDIGVKMAMMQAVFVTALTLVSALALALVYGLGGYLALQGSLNTGDVVTLALLLTRLYAPLTSLANARVEIMSAVVSFERVFEILDLRPLIREKKSPAPVPAGPLSVEFDDVRFAYPTADKVSLASLEEVAVLDTRGGEEVLHGVSFRVEPGQTVALVGTSGAGKSTIAQLLARLYDVDSGAVRFSGTDVRDLSFAGIRQALGMVTQDGHLFHETIRANLLLANPEAGDDQVWDALRRARLEDMVRSLPDGLETMVGERGYRLSGGERQRMTIARLLLAQPRIVILDEATAALDSTSEAAVQAALGEALQGRTAVVIAHRLSTIRNADRILVIEGGRIAEQGTHAELLERDGRYAELYNTQFAAEPAAEAVE
- a CDS encoding molybdopterin molybdotransferase MoeA — encoded protein: MSEHAAPVILPAQPNASWAQARHAAYAAARPLPYETVPLDEALGRILALETSALQPVPHYASAAMDGWVVAGPPPWTVITHEEPEVERWQIHRESGRRALQPGEAVQILTGGLIPEGAEAVLRSESGTVSATTPPQLTLSDQAKESEPRAGEHIRPAGEEAAAGETTIPAGKLLNPAHIALAAVCGHDTLPVLRSPRVSLLLTGDEVIEAGLPEPGQVRDTFGPQLPQLITMLGGRIDVVRRLPDRLEDVVAALSSEATDELSIAMSSGDVLVTTGGTGRSDADHLRRALEEVEAELLVDGIAMRPGHPTMLARLQDGRLLVALPGNPLAAMMAVFTIVQPLLDGLRGAPISRERHVLAGVDLEPLPGRTRLVPCSIQEDRAMPSPYFRSGMLRGLAEADAVMVVPPEGCIRDQAVMALPLPWQVNRAPSG
- the fdhD gene encoding formate dehydrogenase accessory sulfurtransferase FdhD; the encoded protein is MGRVTQRGRVTRFRLDGTVSRRDDVLAGEEPLEIRVMGKSFTVTMRTPGDDFDLVAGFLVSEGVIWDPAQLISLRYCAGVDDDGKQTFNVVDVQLRPGTPLPDTGMERHVYTSSSCGICGTASIEAVRKSSHFDPSSDAVRLPLDMLAALPDRLREGQKVFDRTGGVHAAGLFNADGELLCLREDVGRHNAVDKVVGWALRAGMLPLRGMVLQVSGRASFELVQKAQLAGIPVLAAVSAPSALSVDLAKDAGLTLIGFSRGTSLNCYSAPERILAAAPAPVQPQLSAGA
- a CDS encoding ATP-binding response regulator, which encodes MPPALKPFAAPMGDASSEGNIPGTEPRPTALVAVEQPEVFSVVAGILADAGLDAVPVLDLDEAMEAARSGSPVLAVVDSTVRQVAGMDMLKRLRHEPAMTKLPVILVAGEAGLDMDFMVDLGIADFVSSPVDPEDLARRVNLILATARARRDRRAATSRLREDTRRISAAIRATNDPQQMAEVVVHGLGATFEADHVLLVTFPDERVPELALAWSREDTSGGIPALNAHTTGELAETLWERGRGMAVEDHGQPADEPVSISAESRTAGLRTSVIVPLGHGDKAFGLLWLAGEGAPRDWTSTEISLIQHVSGNLAHGLVQGNLITAQRMVLKRQRDLDRAKTDFVATVNHELRTPLTSITGYLDLILDGSGGDIPDDVAQMLKIVGRNAVRLNQLISDLLTISRQDADETNLEVEEVDLEELLRAVAASLAPAAGASSLDLRLELGTDPLLVDGDRAQLEQVFTNLCSNAVKFTPAGGTVQVSAALVSPDGAGPVVRVQIRDTGIGIPEADLPNLFRRFFRASNATSAAIPGTGLGLAIVQDIVLQHGGDLGIASKVGEGTTATVQLPAAR